The following are encoded together in the Naumannella cuiyingiana genome:
- a CDS encoding NAD(P)-dependent oxidoreductase — MTTAVVLTRPDLGPPPNEAALSELVELRYATAEELPGAIAGAEVCFLWDFFSPALRAAWPRADRLAWVHVAAAGVDAILFDELRDSSVVLTNAAGFFDQPIAEFVAAQVLAETKQLYLNAELQSERRWEHRETDRVGGRRALVVGTGGIGRACARLLRALGMEVRGVGRVARAEDPDFGEVVASDDLAAAVDGVDHLVLAAPLTAGTRGMVDAGVLAALPSGAQLINIGRGELIDEAALITELARGRICAALDVFAVEPLPAESPLWAMPNVRVSPHLSGDVRGWRTGLAEQFEANLRRWLAGEPLAGVVDKAAGYVRRDPR, encoded by the coding sequence GTGACCACCGCAGTCGTGCTGACGCGCCCCGATCTGGGCCCGCCGCCGAACGAGGCCGCCCTGTCCGAACTGGTCGAGCTGAGGTACGCCACGGCCGAGGAGCTGCCCGGCGCGATCGCGGGCGCGGAGGTCTGTTTCCTGTGGGACTTCTTCTCCCCGGCGCTGCGGGCGGCGTGGCCGCGGGCCGACCGGCTGGCGTGGGTGCACGTCGCCGCGGCGGGGGTGGACGCGATCCTGTTCGACGAGCTGCGGGATTCGTCGGTGGTGTTGACCAATGCGGCCGGGTTCTTCGACCAGCCCATCGCCGAGTTCGTCGCCGCCCAGGTGCTCGCCGAGACCAAGCAGTTGTACCTGAACGCCGAGCTCCAGTCCGAGCGACGCTGGGAGCACCGGGAGACCGATCGGGTCGGCGGGCGGCGCGCGCTGGTCGTCGGCACCGGCGGCATCGGCCGGGCCTGCGCGCGGCTGTTGCGCGCGCTGGGGATGGAGGTGCGCGGCGTCGGTCGCGTGGCGCGCGCTGAGGATCCCGACTTCGGCGAGGTGGTGGCCTCCGATGATCTTGCCGCCGCGGTCGACGGCGTCGATCACCTGGTGCTGGCGGCGCCGTTGACGGCCGGTACCCGGGGGATGGTCGACGCGGGCGTGCTGGCGGCGCTGCCGTCCGGCGCGCAGTTGATCAACATCGGTCGGGGCGAGCTGATCGACGAGGCGGCGCTGATCACCGAGCTGGCGAGGGGCCGGATCTGCGCCGCGCTGGACGTGTTCGCCGTCGAGCCGCTGCCCGCGGAGAGCCCGCTGTGGGCGATGCCGAATGTGCGCGTGAGCCCGCACCTGTCCGGCGACGTGCGCGGTTGGCGTACCGGCCTGGCGGAGCAGTTCGAGGCCAACCTGCGCCGCTGGCTTGCCGGGGAGCCCCTGGCCGGGGTGGTCGACAAGGCCGCGGGCTACGTGCGGCGCGACCCGCGCTAG
- a CDS encoding aspartate aminotransferase family protein: protein MAALSPLLKQATPVVVDHAQGSWIHGTDGRDYLDFTTGIGVTSTGHCHPDVVAAAREQVGKIIHAQYTTVMHQPLLELTEKLGEVLPAGLDSVFYANSGSEAVEASIRLARMATGRPNIVVFQGGFHGRTAAASSLTTAGTKFSAGWSPLMPGVHMAPFPYAYRYGWDTDTAVEFALRELDYLLATRTAPADTAGMLIEPALGDGGYLPTPPAFLEGLRERADTHGIVLIIDEVQTGVGRTGKFWGHQYSTAAPDILITAKGIASGFPISAIAAPESLMSKGWPGSQGGTYGGNAVSAAAGVATLRVIERDGLVENARVRGEELLAGVRKLAEDYPIKAGRGIGDVRGLGLMLGVEFSNDDGSPDAETALAVQQATTGHGLLSLTCGPQGNVVRLIPALVVSSDEIATGVERFGAALADVLGK, encoded by the coding sequence ATGGCCGCCCTCAGTCCTCTCCTCAAGCAGGCAACCCCCGTCGTCGTGGACCACGCCCAGGGCAGTTGGATCCACGGCACGGACGGTCGCGACTACCTCGACTTCACCACCGGCATCGGCGTCACCAGCACTGGCCACTGCCACCCCGATGTCGTCGCGGCCGCCCGCGAACAGGTCGGCAAGATCATCCACGCCCAGTACACGACGGTGATGCACCAGCCGCTGCTCGAGCTGACCGAGAAGCTGGGCGAGGTGCTGCCGGCCGGGCTCGACTCGGTCTTCTACGCCAACTCCGGCTCCGAGGCCGTCGAGGCCTCGATCCGGCTGGCCCGGATGGCGACCGGCCGGCCCAACATCGTCGTCTTCCAGGGCGGCTTCCACGGGCGGACGGCCGCCGCCTCCAGCCTGACCACCGCCGGCACCAAGTTCTCCGCCGGCTGGTCGCCGCTGATGCCGGGCGTGCACATGGCGCCCTTCCCCTACGCCTACCGCTACGGCTGGGACACCGACACCGCGGTGGAGTTCGCGCTGCGCGAGCTGGACTACCTGCTGGCCACCCGCACCGCGCCGGCCGACACCGCCGGGATGTTGATCGAGCCCGCGCTCGGCGACGGCGGCTACCTGCCGACCCCGCCCGCGTTCCTCGAGGGCCTGCGCGAGCGCGCCGACACCCACGGCATCGTGTTGATCATCGACGAGGTGCAGACCGGCGTCGGGCGGACCGGGAAGTTCTGGGGCCACCAGTACTCGACCGCGGCCCCGGACATCCTGATCACCGCCAAGGGCATCGCCTCCGGCTTCCCGATCTCCGCGATCGCCGCGCCGGAATCCCTGATGAGCAAGGGCTGGCCGGGCTCCCAGGGCGGCACCTACGGCGGCAATGCCGTCTCGGCCGCCGCGGGCGTCGCGACGCTGCGGGTGATCGAACGAGACGGCCTGGTCGAGAACGCCCGGGTCCGCGGCGAGGAGCTGCTCGCGGGGGTACGCAAGCTCGCCGAGGACTACCCGATCAAGGCCGGCCGCGGCATCGGCGACGTGCGCGGCCTCGGGCTGATGCTCGGCGTCGAGTTCAGCAACGACGACGGCAGCCCGGACGCGGAGACCGCGCTCGCCGTGCAGCAGGCCACCACCGGCCACGGGTTGTTGTCGCTCACCTGCGGGCCCCAGGGCAACGTGGTCCGGCTGATCCCCGCGCTGGTGGTGAGTTCCGACGAGATCGCGACGGGCGTCGAGCGCTTCGGCGCGGCGCTCGCCGACGTGCTCGGCAAATGA